The following are encoded together in the Ignavibacteria bacterium genome:
- a CDS encoding rhomboid family intramembrane serine protease, with amino-acid sequence MDAPVTYTLLFANIAIYVWIKYMRPEFFEKFAEWPYEIVNHHKYYQVVTSAFLHADLMHIAFNMFTLFSFGTVLEGMFVMNFGQVLGSLYFFLIYFISLLSGSLLTLVFNYKNPNYVAVGASGAISGIIFSYVLFFPFSKLLVFFIPMPAFLFAFVYVGVSIYGVKNKFGNIGHEAHLGGAFGGVLATFILIEGAFKFFLTHFS; translated from the coding sequence ATGGACGCACCCGTAACTTATACATTACTATTCGCTAACATTGCTATTTATGTATGGATAAAATACATGAGGCCCGAATTCTTTGAAAAGTTTGCAGAGTGGCCGTATGAGATAGTCAATCATCATAAATACTATCAAGTAGTGACGTCTGCATTCCTGCATGCAGACCTTATGCACATTGCCTTTAACATGTTTACTCTCTTTTCGTTCGGAACCGTACTGGAAGGAATGTTTGTTATGAACTTCGGGCAGGTTTTAGGGAGTCTTTACTTCTTTTTAATTTACTTTATAAGTTTACTGTCAGGCTCACTGTTAACACTGGTTTTTAATTATAAGAATCCGAATTACGTTGCAGTTGGCGCTTCGGGGGCAATCTCGGGAATTATATTTTCCTATGTGCTCTTTTTTCCGTTCAGCAAATTGCTTGTATTTTTCATACCTATGCCGGCTTTTCTTTTTGCATTCGTGTACGTAGGGGTATCAATTTACGGAGTTAAAAATAAGTTTGGTAACATAGGACATGAGGCACATTTAGGCGGAGCGTTTGGAGGAGTACTGGCTACATTTATACTGATAGAAGGTGCGTTTAAATTCTTTCTAACACACTTCAGTTAG
- a CDS encoding quinone-dependent dihydroorotate dehydrogenase — translation MIYKIIRSLLFRFNPETVHNLIFGTLPLFRWSFPMLRPFYSFEDVSNKFTIRDLRFRNRLGVAAGLDKNGDLIEFWDVVGFSHVEVGTVTPLPQPGNPKPRLFRLIKDEGIINRMGFNNEGAEKLKEKIFKAKKNTRKDFIVGVNIGKNKDTPIEKAAEDYIKCLDVLYEAGDYFTINISSPNTEGLRTLQSDKHLNNLLFEIIMKRNEIVKSKKLPEKCIFLKIAPDLNDDEIETIYNAATYYGLDGIIATNTTLSRENLLTQIVEDGGLSGKPVKAISDIVLKKLNELNEGKKDFVLIGVGGVFNKSDYKDKMILGAEIVQIYTGLIYEGFGITNKILK, via the coding sequence TTGATATATAAAATAATAAGGTCATTGCTTTTCAGGTTTAATCCCGAAACAGTTCATAACCTGATTTTCGGGACTTTACCTCTTTTCAGATGGTCATTCCCTATGTTGAGACCTTTCTATTCATTCGAGGATGTTTCGAACAAATTTACGATTAGAGATTTAAGATTCAGGAACAGGCTCGGCGTTGCTGCAGGACTTGATAAAAACGGTGACCTGATTGAGTTCTGGGATGTGGTAGGTTTTTCACACGTTGAGGTTGGGACAGTAACTCCCCTTCCTCAGCCGGGAAATCCAAAGCCGCGTCTTTTCAGGCTTATTAAGGATGAGGGAATAATAAACCGAATGGGGTTTAATAATGAAGGTGCGGAGAAATTAAAAGAGAAAATTTTTAAAGCAAAGAAGAATACGAGAAAGGATTTTATTGTTGGTGTCAACATTGGAAAGAACAAAGATACACCTATTGAAAAGGCAGCGGAAGATTACATAAAATGCCTTGATGTACTTTATGAGGCGGGCGATTACTTCACAATTAATATATCCTCCCCAAACACGGAAGGTCTGCGTACACTGCAGAGTGATAAGCATTTAAACAACCTGCTGTTTGAAATTATAATGAAGCGAAATGAGATTGTAAAATCAAAAAAACTTCCCGAGAAATGCATATTTCTAAAGATTGCACCCGATTTGAATGATGATGAGATAGAAACAATATATAATGCCGCAACGTATTACGGACTTGACGGTATCATAGCAACAAACACAACTCTTTCAAGAGAAAATCTATTAACACAAATTGTAGAAGATGGCGGACTGAGCGGCAAACCTGTAAAGGCAATTTCGGATATCGTTTTAAAGAAACTTAATGAACTTAATGAAGGAAAAAAGGATTTTGTTTTAATAGGTGTCGGTGGAGTTTTTAATAAATCTGATTACAAAGATAAGATGATACTTGGCGCTGAGATAGTACAAATTTATACCGGATTAATTTATGAAGGATTCGGCATCACAAATAAAATATTAAAATAA
- the hutU gene encoding urocanate hydratase: MAKNIKAPTGNKMSCKNWQAEAAMRMLMNNLDAEVAERPDDLIVYGGSGKAARNWECYEAIVATLKTLENDETMLVQSGKPVAVFKTHTNAPRVIISNSQIVPKWATWDEFRRLEGLGLTMYGQMTAGSWIYIGTQGILQGTYETFAECARKHFNSDLKGKFVLTCGLGGMGGAQPLAATLNGGAILGIDVDKSRIQKRIDTGYTDVLAKDLDEALKLIMEAKKNGKALSVGLEGNAGEVLPEILKRNIIPDVLTDQTSAHDMLNGYVPMGMSFEEALALRKSDPKKYQELARKTAVVHCKTMWEFMKKGAITFDYGNNLRGEAEANGFAQAFEIPGFVPEYIRPLFCEGKGPFRWVALSGDPNDIFTTDDAIMEAFPDNKLLHKWLKAAKEKVHFQGLPSRICWLGYGDRAKAGLIFNELVRTGKVKAPIVIGRDHLDCGSVASPNRETEKMMDGSDAIADWPVLNFALHNIGGASWVSLHHGGGVGIGNSIHSGMVIVADGTENAKTRLERCLTYDPAMGIVRHADAGYEQAKDEMRKFGIRIPMIK, from the coding sequence ATGGCAAAAAATATAAAGGCACCAACAGGAAATAAAATGTCGTGCAAAAACTGGCAGGCAGAAGCTGCTATGAGGATGCTGATGAACAACCTTGATGCGGAGGTAGCGGAAAGACCCGATGACCTGATTGTTTACGGAGGAAGCGGCAAGGCAGCTCGGAACTGGGAATGCTATGAGGCAATCGTTGCGACACTGAAGACCCTTGAGAATGATGAAACGATGCTCGTGCAATCGGGAAAGCCAGTTGCCGTTTTCAAAACACACACAAACGCACCGAGAGTTATTATTTCGAATTCGCAAATTGTTCCGAAGTGGGCGACCTGGGACGAGTTCAGACGACTCGAAGGGCTCGGGCTTACAATGTACGGTCAGATGACAGCGGGTTCTTGGATTTACATTGGCACGCAGGGGATACTTCAGGGTACTTACGAGACATTTGCCGAATGCGCAAGAAAGCATTTCAATAGCGACCTGAAAGGTAAATTCGTGCTTACATGCGGACTCGGCGGAATGGGTGGTGCACAGCCGCTTGCAGCAACGCTAAACGGCGGTGCGATACTTGGCATTGACGTTGATAAATCACGAATTCAGAAAAGAATTGATACGGGTTACACTGACGTTCTTGCCAAAGACCTTGATGAAGCGTTGAAACTTATTATGGAAGCTAAGAAAAACGGGAAAGCACTCTCGGTTGGGCTTGAAGGCAATGCAGGAGAAGTTCTTCCGGAAATTTTAAAAAGAAATATTATTCCCGATGTTCTTACTGACCAGACCTCTGCTCATGATATGTTAAACGGATACGTGCCTATGGGAATGTCTTTTGAAGAAGCATTGGCACTTAGAAAATCAGACCCGAAGAAGTATCAGGAGCTTGCCCGCAAGACTGCTGTTGTTCATTGCAAGACTATGTGGGAGTTTATGAAGAAGGGTGCAATAACTTTTGATTACGGAAACAACCTGCGTGGAGAAGCAGAAGCTAACGGATTTGCACAGGCGTTTGAAATTCCGGGATTTGTACCCGAGTACATTCGTCCGCTTTTCTGCGAGGGTAAGGGTCCTTTCAGATGGGTTGCGCTTTCTGGCGACCCGAACGATATCTTTACAACGGATGATGCAATCATGGAAGCATTTCCTGATAACAAACTTCTTCACAAATGGCTGAAAGCCGCAAAAGAAAAGGTGCACTTTCAGGGGCTGCCTTCAAGGATATGCTGGTTGGGCTACGGCGACAGAGCAAAGGCTGGACTTATTTTCAATGAACTTGTAAGAACAGGAAAAGTAAAAGCACCAATAGTAATAGGTCGCGACCATCTTGACTGCGGAAGCGTGGCGTCGCCAAACCGCGAAACAGAAAAGATGATGGACGGTTCGGATGCCATTGCAGACTGGCCTGTGCTGAACTTTGCGCTTCACAACATAGGCGGTGCAAGCTGGGTTTCGCTTCATCACGGAGGCGGTGTGGGAATCGGAAATTCAATACATTCGGGAATGGTGATTGTTGCAGACGGAACGGAAAATGCAAAGACACGGCTTGAAAGATGCCTGACTTATGATCCTGCAATGGGTATAGTAAGACATGCAGATGCAGGATACGAGCAGGCAAAAGATGAAATGAGGAAGTTCGGTATCAGAATTCCGATGATAAAGTAA
- a CDS encoding T9SS type A sorting domain-containing protein: MKIFLTIVSLFLTLNTAAISQSGWFQQNPGTANSFNVVYFINENTGFADGGMSILKTTNGGNSWQQKVLPDTSSILAIRFLNAATGYACGGRYINPYVSRQYLFRTTDGGESWSRLYESSGLMCDVSFTDVFPVGNRIYLAAGGSGSMSSAGWMFVSSNAGANFYSTTFLSDTRHDKLSFINEMTGYVSTTYGTDVPYMKRHIFKTTDGGANWSMAFRDSSILTVFAQGNHNMMFKDANTGFALYNRGLYTKFARTTNGGVSWDTSAMPYNKYLSLYFADANTGWVSGNYYPDSVMILKTTNGGANWQIQKKGNANLYSLYFVNNHTGWAVGTAWFSGQIGRVYKTVTGGEENEALDYFPMSVGNMYVYHTPSMYPPYYDRQKFTIVKDSVMNGKRFYYFSNPLPGMWNYGNWYRVDTQTGLLTGYAAGYTCNNLSNERRTDSLFSRKGDTLWKCDGPFRSICKDTANLSVFGYSSKQKTFSEDGLILIERTLSKYFGITSVYTWEISGFTTYLVGCRINGFTYGDTLLTGVESVSTETPASYSLEQNYPNPFNSRTIVRFSLPAASNVSLKVYDVMGREVETLVNKRLQPGTYQADWNASAYSSGIYFYKLSAEEFSETKRMILLK; this comes from the coding sequence ATGAAAATTTTTCTTACGATTGTTTCATTATTTTTAACACTCAACACGGCTGCAATATCACAATCCGGATGGTTTCAGCAAAACCCGGGTACAGCAAACTCTTTTAATGTTGTATATTTTATTAATGAGAATACAGGATTTGCTGATGGAGGTATGTCAATTCTTAAAACCACTAACGGCGGAAACTCATGGCAGCAAAAGGTTTTGCCGGATACATCAAGCATTCTTGCAATAAGATTTTTAAATGCGGCGACAGGATATGCATGCGGAGGAAGATATATTAACCCTTATGTATCGAGGCAGTATCTGTTCAGGACAACAGACGGCGGTGAGAGCTGGTCACGGTTATACGAATCATCGGGATTAATGTGTGATGTTTCTTTTACAGATGTATTCCCGGTCGGAAACAGAATATATCTGGCAGCAGGCGGAAGCGGATCGATGAGCTCGGCGGGCTGGATGTTTGTTTCATCAAATGCAGGGGCAAATTTTTATTCAACAACATTTTTGAGTGATACAAGACATGATAAACTGAGTTTTATTAATGAGATGACGGGATATGTAAGCACAACTTACGGCACTGATGTTCCTTATATGAAAAGGCATATATTCAAAACAACAGACGGCGGTGCTAACTGGAGCATGGCATTCAGGGATTCCTCAATCCTGACCGTCTTTGCTCAAGGAAACCATAACATGATGTTTAAAGACGCTAACACAGGTTTTGCTCTTTACAATAGGGGCTTGTACACTAAGTTTGCTCGCACTACGAACGGCGGTGTTTCATGGGATACATCTGCAATGCCTTATAATAAATATTTGTCTTTATACTTTGCAGACGCTAATACAGGGTGGGTTTCAGGGAATTACTATCCCGATTCCGTTATGATTTTAAAAACCACGAACGGCGGAGCAAACTGGCAAATTCAGAAAAAAGGAAACGCAAATTTATACTCTTTATATTTTGTGAACAATCATACAGGCTGGGCTGTCGGTACGGCATGGTTTTCGGGTCAAATAGGAAGAGTTTATAAAACAGTTACTGGCGGTGAAGAAAACGAGGCACTGGATTATTTCCCGATGAGTGTGGGCAATATGTATGTCTATCATACACCTTCTATGTACCCTCCATATTATGATAGACAGAAGTTTACAATTGTAAAAGACAGCGTAATGAACGGTAAGAGATTTTATTATTTTTCAAATCCTTTGCCGGGTATGTGGAACTACGGAAACTGGTACAGAGTGGACACTCAGACGGGGCTGTTAACAGGATATGCCGCGGGATACACCTGCAATAATCTGTCAAACGAAAGAAGGACTGATTCACTTTTTTCAAGAAAAGGTGATACACTATGGAAATGCGACGGTCCATTTCGTTCAATTTGTAAAGACACTGCAAATTTATCCGTATTCGGATACTCCTCAAAACAGAAAACGTTTTCCGAAGACGGCCTTATTTTGATTGAAAGGACCTTATCAAAATACTTCGGCATAACAAGCGTTTATACTTGGGAAATATCCGGCTTTACTACTTACCTTGTCGGCTGCAGAATAAACGGCTTTACATACGGAGACACCCTGCTGACCGGAGTTGAGAGCGTTTCAACAGAAACACCTGCGTCTTACTCATTGGAGCAGAATTACCCGAATCCGTTTAATTCAAGAACAATTGTCCGTTTTTCTTTGCCCGCTGCCAGCAATGTGTCGCTTAAAGTTTATGATGTAATGGGACGCGAAGTCGAAACGCTCGTTAACAAAAGGCTTCAGCCTGGCACCTACCAGGCGGATTGGAATGCATCGGCATATTCCAGCGGCATTTATTTCTATAAACTTTCCGCAGAAGAATTTTCGGAAACAAAACGAATGATTTTATTAAAGTAG
- a CDS encoding exo-alpha-sialidase, producing the protein MKKLIYVLMFLTFAGLANAQWQPDVRLTNASGSSYTSLNNTKCIATNGNVVHTVWYDNREGNWEIYYKRSTDGGTIWQADTRLTYNTAYSESPSVAVSGLNIHVVWKDSRNDNFFEIYYKRSTDGGTTWGPDTRLTNNNAWSDFPSIAVSGSLVHVVWEDICDGNWEIYYKRSTDGGINWGADTRLTNNNAGSYIPSITVSGKLINVVWYDWRDDNNEIYYKRSTDGGTNWGADTRLTNNTDDSHSPSIAVSDTPINVVWCDWRDGNAEIYYKRSADGGTTWEADIRLTNNTEWSRYPSIAVSGLLVHVIWEDWRDGKSEIYYKRSADGGASWEADTRLTNNNDYSSLPSIAVSGLLVHVVWIDLRDGNHEIYYKRNPTGNVGIKNISTEVSSEFSLEQNYPNPFNPTTNIKFAIPRASSVKISVFDATGREVKVLVNEQLQPGTYQADWNASAYSSGVYFYKLSAGDFLETKRMILLK; encoded by the coding sequence ATGAAGAAGTTAATTTACGTGTTAATGTTTTTAACATTTGCAGGTTTGGCAAATGCACAGTGGCAGCCGGATGTGAGGCTGACGAATGCCTCCGGAAGTTCTTATACCTCTTTGAATAATACAAAGTGTATTGCTACAAACGGAAATGTCGTGCATACAGTATGGTATGACAATCGCGAAGGGAACTGGGAAATATACTACAAGCGCTCAACAGACGGCGGAACAATCTGGCAAGCAGATACTCGTCTGACGTATAACACGGCTTATTCTGAGTCTCCCTCCGTTGCAGTTTCTGGTTTAAACATCCATGTAGTATGGAAGGATAGTCGCAACGACAACTTCTTTGAAATCTATTATAAACGCTCCACAGACGGAGGAACAACTTGGGGACCTGATACTCGCTTGACGAATAACAATGCTTGGTCCGATTTTCCCTCCATCGCAGTCTCCGGTTCACTCGTGCATGTAGTATGGGAAGACATTTGCGATGGCAACTGGGAAATATACTATAAACGATCAACAGACGGCGGTATTAACTGGGGAGCAGATACTCGCCTGACAAACAACAATGCAGGTTCCTACATACCCTCTATTACAGTTTCTGGTAAACTCATAAATGTAGTATGGTATGATTGGCGGGACGACAACAATGAAATCTACTACAAACGCTCAACAGACGGCGGAACAAACTGGGGTGCAGATACTCGTCTGACGAATAATACAGATGATTCCCATTCACCCTCCATCGCAGTCTCGGATACACCCATCAATGTAGTATGGTGTGACTGGCGAGACGGAAATGCCGAAATATACTACAAACGCTCCGCAGACGGCGGAACAACCTGGGAAGCAGATATACGCCTTACGAATAACACTGAATGGTCTAGGTATCCCTCCATCGCAGTTTCAGGTTTACTTGTGCATGTAATTTGGGAAGACTGGCGCGACGGCAAATCTGAGATCTACTACAAACGCTCCGCAGACGGCGGAGCATCATGGGAAGCAGATACGCGTCTGACAAATAACAATGATTATTCCAGTTTGCCCTCTATCGCTGTCTCAGGTTTGCTCGTGCATGTAGTATGGATTGACTTACGCGACGGCAACCATGAAATCTACTACAAACGCAACCCGACTGGAAATGTCGGCATAAAAAATATTTCGACAGAAGTTTCTTCGGAGTTTTCACTCGAACAGAACTACCCGAATCCGTTTAATCCAACAACCAACATAAAGTTCGCAATACCTCGTGCATCATCAGTAAAAATATCAGTATTCGATGCCACGGGTCGCGAAGTGAAAGTGCTCGTGAATGAACAGCTTCAGCCCGGCACATACCAGGCAGACTGGAATGCATCAGCATATTCCAGCGGGGTATATTTCTATAAACTTTCCGCAGGAGATTTTCTAGAAACAAAGCGAATGATTTTATTAAAGTAG
- a CDS encoding sugar phosphate nucleotidyltransferase — MKLATVIMAAGKGKRMRNPEKSKVMFELKSKPMIEYVINLALKIHSDLIIPIVGHQKQSVIDFLSEKFSHDIDRIKFAHQDEQLGTGHALMQTRELLENFDGDVLILSGDVPLLKYETVMKFLNYHYDNHFQASMLSAMFENPFGYGRVIRDENDTLLETVEEKDATDEQRKIKEINSGIYIVNCKLLFEALQTLKTDNAQGEYYLTDIFKYFRDNKIKIGAVPVDDNLEITGINTVEQLEELEKLID, encoded by the coding sequence ATGAAGTTAGCTACTGTAATAATGGCTGCGGGCAAGGGCAAGAGGATGCGTAATCCTGAAAAATCAAAGGTTATGTTTGAATTGAAAAGTAAACCGATGATTGAATATGTTATTAACCTAGCGCTTAAAATTCATTCCGACCTGATTATTCCTATTGTAGGTCATCAGAAGCAGTCGGTGATAGATTTTCTATCGGAAAAGTTTTCACACGATATAGATAGAATAAAGTTTGCTCATCAAGACGAGCAGCTGGGTACGGGCCATGCGCTAATGCAAACGAGGGAGCTGCTTGAAAATTTTGACGGCGACGTGCTGATACTTTCGGGAGATGTTCCGCTGCTGAAATATGAAACAGTTATGAAGTTTCTGAACTACCACTACGATAATCATTTTCAGGCAAGTATGCTTTCTGCAATGTTTGAGAATCCATTCGGTTACGGAAGGGTGATTAGAGATGAAAACGACACGCTTTTGGAAACCGTTGAAGAAAAAGATGCAACGGATGAGCAGAGAAAAATTAAAGAAATAAATTCCGGCATTTACATCGTAAACTGCAAGCTATTGTTTGAAGCTTTGCAGACTCTGAAGACAGACAACGCTCAGGGCGAGTATTATCTGACGGATATATTCAAGTATTTCAGAGACAATAAGATTAAAATAGGTGCTGTGCCTGTTGATGATAACCTTGAAATAACGGGTATCAACACGGTAGAACAATTGGAAGAATTAGAAAAATTAATTGATTAA